A genomic segment from Aegilops tauschii subsp. strangulata cultivar AL8/78 chromosome 1, Aet v6.0, whole genome shotgun sequence encodes:
- the LOC109732580 gene encoding DNA-directed RNA polymerases II, IV and V subunit 11, which produces MNAPDRYERFVVPEGTKKVSFEKDTKIMNAASFTIEREDHTIGNILRMQLHRDPNVHFAGYKLPHPLQYKIIVRIHTASQSSPTQAYTQAINDLDKELENLKQAFEDEKTRFERMKQGY; this is translated from the exons ATGAATGCCCCTGACCGCTATGAGCGCTTCGTCGTGCCTGAGGGCACAAAGAA GGTGTCCTTCGAGAAGGATACAAAGATCATGAATGCTGCATCTTTCACAATTGAACGTGAGGACCATACCATCGGCAACATCCTCCGCAT GCAGCTGCACAGGGACCCAAATGTTCACTTTGCTGGCTATAAGCTCCCTCACCCCCTTCAGTACAAGATCATTGTTAGG ATCCATACTGCAAGCCAATCCTCCCCAACGCAGGCGTATACCCAAGCAATCAATGATCTAGACAAGGAGCTCGAGAACCTGAAGCAAGCTTTTGAG GACGAGAAGACGCGATTCGAAAGGATGAAGCAGGGCTACTAG
- the LOC109732584 gene encoding autophagy-related protein 18d — protein sequence MTSQVSPSQGAGGSDVEDEDVDLFSVNWNQDHSCFSAATANGLRMFSCKPFKEQLRRIQEDGGFRIVEMLFRTNIFGLVGQGADKQYQQNKLTIWDDCHNLLIGDFSFKSNIRAVKLSKDYFVVALEHEIYVYSFKTLKLIHLIDTTSNPKGLCCLSHHADISVMACPGMRQGIVRVEHFGSKETKFITAHDSNISCMTLTVDGLLLATASVRGTLIRIFNTMDGACLQEVRRGVDKAEIYSIALSPNLQWLAVSSDKGTMHIFSLRVRPRGKDASNGKSAIAGRQMDRSYSSGSVGSNASSSLSFMKGILPKYFSSEWSFAQFRLPEVTRYITAFGDQTTVMMIGLDGSFYRCSFDPVNGGKMVLDEFIRFMKPSMSRSRTPNT from the exons ATGACATCGCAGGTATCCCCGTCACAGGGCGCAGGTGGCAGCGACGTCGAGGACGAGGATGTTGACCTGTTCTCGGTTAATTGGAACCAGGACCATAGTTGCTTCAGTGCTGCCACAGCCAATGGCCTCAGGATGTTTAGTTGCAAACCATTCAAGGAGCAATTAAGGAGGATTCAGGAGGACGGAGGGTTTCGAATTGTCGAGATGCTGTTCCGCACCAACATATTTGGCCTTGTGGGTCAGGGAGCCGACAAGCAGTATCAACAAAACAAACTCACCATCTGGGATGATTGCCATAACCTTCTCATTGGTGACTTCTCATTCAAGTCCAACATCCGAGCTGTCAAATTGTCCAAGGACTATTTTGTGGTTGCTCTCGAGCACGAGATATATGTTTACAGTTTTAAGACTCTGAAGCTCATCCATCTGATTGATACCACGTCCAACCCGAAAGGATTGTGCTGCCTCTCGCATCATGCAGACATTTCAGTGATGGCCTGCCCTGGGATGCGCCAAGGAATTGTTCGGGTTGAGCATTTTGGGTCGAAGGAGACCAAGTTCATCACTGCTCATGACTCCAACATTTCATGCATGACACTCACCGTGGATGGGCTCCTCTTAGCAACAGCCAGTGTTAGGGGTACTTTGATCAGAATATTCAACACGATGGACGGCGCTTGTCTGCAGGAG GTGCGCAGAGGAGTGGACAAAGCTGAGATATATAGCATTGCACTATCACCAAACCTGCAGTGGTTGGCAGTGTCTAGTGACAAAGGCACAATGCATATTTTCAGTTTGAGAGTGAGGCCTAGAGGGAAAGATGCAAGTAATGGGAAATCTGCAATTGCTGGTCGACAAATGGATCGTAGTTACTCATCTGGTTCTGTTGGGTCCAATGCGAGCTCATCATTATCTTTCATGAAAG GGATTCTCCCCAAATATTTCAGTTCAGAATGGTCATTTGCTCAGTTCCGTTTACCCGAAGTCACACGCTATATTACAGCATTTGGAGATCAAACCACTGTGATGATGATCGGTCTGGATGGCAG TTTCTACAGGTGCAGCTTTGACCCTGTAAATGGCGGGAAGATGGTGCTGGATGAATTCATCCGGTTTATGAAACCCAGCATGTCCCGTTCCAGGACTCCAAACACCTGA